A portion of the Cryptomeria japonica chromosome 5, Sugi_1.0, whole genome shotgun sequence genome contains these proteins:
- the LOC131075547 gene encoding uncharacterized protein LOC131075547, translating to MGYEVDVQTIESYAQHLLTKLDDPQEPKFGTFKEKDMELHKKFTQPERKRKVTKMVEAVAEKMGFTRESIKKAKEKKAQMEAEMESKNPKTKSVPSKENLKETKSSPAPMKPSPHSTTQRSFEKGVLKKKEKPKITYVAISHVASETESDEEAEKEKKKGEFV from the coding sequence atgggttatgaggttgatgttcAAACCATTGAAAGCTATGCTCAACACCTTTTGACAAAATTGGATGACCCTCAAGAACCAAAATTTGGCACTTTCAAGGAAAAAGATATGGAACTTCATAAGAAGTTCACTCAGCCCGAAAGGAAGAGGAAAGTAACAAAAATGGTAGAGGCAGTGGCTGAGAAGATGGGTTTTACTAGAGaatctatcaagaaagctaaggaGAAGAAGGCTCAAATGGAAGCAGAGATGGAATCAAAGAATCCTAAGACTAAATCGGTTCCCTCCAAAGAAAATCTTAAGGAGACTAAGTCTTCCCCTGCTCCGATGAAGCCATCTCCTCATTCAACAACTCAAAGATCATTCGAAAAAGGAGTACTAAAGAAGAAGgagaaaccaaaaataacttatgtCGCTATATCTCATGTTGCATCTGAGACAGAGTCAGATGaggaagcagagaaagaaaagaagaaaggagaatttgtctAA